The following proteins are encoded in a genomic region of Streptomyces gobiensis:
- the mreD gene encoding rod shape-determining protein MreD, translated as MRLNRMLLSTSLVVVALIVQVSVLARLQLPGATPDLLLLTVLALALVYGHTSGAIIGFGAGLLADLAPPADHAVGRYALVLCVVGYAAGLAKPEGGRHRSATAPMLVVAAAALSSTLLYAGVGALVGDTAARHVGLGGLLFTATLYDLLLAPFTVPWIMALARRADNDPLADQAAGSPGTASAAAGSESGYRGGWRINGGSGLGGSLMRNGSMRWTRRGGRISGFGGRRTLLGRSAGKKTGRIKGVKRL; from the coding sequence ATGCGCCTCAACCGGATGCTGCTCTCGACCTCGCTCGTGGTCGTGGCCCTGATCGTCCAGGTGAGTGTGCTCGCCCGGTTGCAACTGCCCGGTGCCACCCCGGACCTGCTGCTGCTGACCGTCCTCGCTCTCGCACTGGTCTATGGACACACCAGCGGAGCCATCATCGGCTTCGGCGCGGGCCTGCTCGCCGACCTGGCACCGCCCGCCGACCACGCCGTGGGCCGCTACGCCCTGGTGCTGTGCGTCGTTGGTTACGCGGCCGGGCTCGCCAAGCCGGAGGGCGGCCGGCACCGCAGTGCCACCGCTCCGATGCTCGTCGTCGCGGCGGCAGCGCTCTCCTCAACGCTCCTCTACGCGGGCGTGGGCGCGCTCGTCGGCGACACCGCCGCCCGCCATGTCGGCCTGGGTGGACTGCTGTTCACGGCCACTCTCTACGATCTGCTGCTCGCCCCCTTCACCGTGCCGTGGATTATGGCGCTGGCCCGGCGCGCCGACAACGACCCACTCGCCGATCAGGCGGCGGGCAGTCCCGGAACGGCCAGTGCCGCGGCGGGCAGCGAGAGCGGCTACCGCGGTGGCTGGCGCATCAACGGCGGCAGCGGGCTGGGCGGCAGTCTCATGCGGAACGGCTCCATGCGGTGGACCAGACGCGGCGGCCGGATCAGCGGCTTCGGCGGTCGGCGCACTCTGCTGGGCCGGTCGGCGGGGAAGAAGACGGGACGTATCAAGGGGGTCAAGCGGCTGTGA
- the ndk gene encoding nucleoside-diphosphate kinase: protein MSQRTLVLLKPDAVKRGLVGEIIGRIEKKAGWTISALELRTLDRAILEQHYAEHEGRPFYEPLVEFMASGPSVALVVEGERVIEGVRALAGPTDPIAAAPGSIRGDFGTIVRENLIHASDSAESAERELKLFFPGLV, encoded by the coding sequence ATGAGCCAGCGCACCCTCGTCCTTCTCAAGCCCGATGCCGTCAAGCGTGGCTTGGTGGGCGAGATCATCGGCCGCATTGAGAAGAAGGCGGGATGGACCATCTCCGCGCTGGAGCTGCGCACACTCGACCGCGCCATCCTGGAGCAGCACTACGCCGAGCATGAGGGCCGTCCGTTCTATGAGCCGCTGGTGGAGTTCATGGCCTCCGGCCCGTCCGTGGCTCTGGTCGTGGAAGGCGAACGCGTGATCGAGGGGGTACGGGCGCTGGCGGGGCCGACTGACCCGATTGCCGCCGCACCTGGGTCGATTCGGGGGGATTTCGGCACCATCGTCCGGGAGAACCTGATTCACGCGTCCGACTCAGCGGAATCCGCCGAACGTGAGCTGAAGCTGTTCTTCCCCGGGCTCGTCTGA
- a CDS encoding TIGR03960 family B12-binding radical SAM protein: protein MSVESVFPRLEALLPHVQKPIQYVGGELNSTAKPWDACDVRWALMYPDAYEVGLPNQGVMILYEVLNEQEGVLAERTYSVWPDLEELMRKHQVPQFTVDSHRPVGAFDVLGVSFSTELGYTNLLTALDLSGIPLEAKDRTVEHPIILAGGHAAFNPEPIADFIDCAVIGDGEQAVLEITEIIRAWKQEDRPGGRDELLLRLAKTGGVYVPRFYDVEYLPDGRISRVVPNRSGVPWRVSKHTVMDLDEWPYPKQPLVPLAETVHERMSVEIFRGCTRGCRFCQAGMITRPVRERSITGIGEMVDKGLKNTGFEEVGLLSLSSADHSEIGDIAKGLADRYEEDKVGLSLPSTRVDAFNIDLANELTRNGRRSGLTFAPEGGSERIRKVINKMVSEEDLIRTVATAYGNGWRQVKLYFMCGLPTETDDDVLQIGDMAVNVIAKGREVSGSNDIRCTVSIGGFVPKPHTPFQWAPQLSAEETDARLGKLRDKIRADKKYGRSIGFRYHDGKPGIVEGLLSRGDRRIGDVIRAVYESGGRFDGWREHFSYDLWMRCAERTLPAYGVDVGWYTTRERTYEEVLPWDHLDSGLDKDWLWEDWQDALDETEVEDCRWTPCFDCGVCPQMDTEIQIGPTGKKLLPLTVVK, encoded by the coding sequence ATGTCTGTCGAGTCGGTCTTCCCGCGCCTGGAGGCCCTCCTCCCGCATGTCCAGAAGCCGATCCAGTATGTCGGCGGAGAGCTCAACTCCACCGCGAAACCGTGGGATGCCTGCGATGTCCGCTGGGCGCTGATGTATCCGGACGCCTATGAGGTCGGCCTGCCCAACCAGGGCGTCATGATCCTCTACGAGGTGCTCAACGAACAGGAGGGCGTCCTCGCCGAGCGCACCTACAGCGTCTGGCCGGACCTTGAGGAGCTGATGCGCAAGCACCAGGTTCCCCAGTTCACGGTCGACTCACACCGCCCGGTCGGCGCCTTCGATGTGCTCGGTGTCTCCTTCTCCACCGAGCTGGGCTATACGAACCTGCTCACGGCCCTGGACCTGTCCGGCATCCCGCTGGAGGCCAAGGACCGCACCGTGGAGCACCCGATCATCCTGGCCGGCGGCCACGCCGCCTTCAACCCGGAGCCGATCGCCGACTTCATCGACTGCGCCGTGATCGGCGACGGTGAACAGGCCGTTCTGGAGATCACTGAGATCATCCGTGCCTGGAAGCAGGAGGACCGCCCCGGCGGCCGCGATGAGCTGCTGCTGCGCCTCGCCAAGACCGGTGGCGTGTACGTTCCCAGGTTCTACGACGTGGAGTATCTGCCCGACGGCCGGATCTCCCGGGTGGTGCCGAACCGGTCGGGCGTGCCGTGGCGGGTCTCCAAGCACACCGTGATGGACCTCGACGAGTGGCCCTACCCCAAGCAGCCGCTGGTCCCGCTGGCCGAGACCGTGCACGAGCGGATGTCCGTGGAGATCTTCCGTGGCTGCACCCGTGGCTGTCGCTTCTGCCAGGCGGGCATGATCACCCGCCCGGTGCGGGAGCGCTCCATCACCGGCATCGGCGAGATGGTCGACAAGGGCCTGAAGAACACCGGCTTCGAGGAGGTCGGGCTGCTCTCCCTCTCCTCCGCGGACCACAGCGAGATCGGCGATATCGCCAAGGGCCTCGCGGACCGCTACGAGGAGGACAAGGTCGGCCTGTCCCTCCCCTCCACCCGGGTCGACGCCTTCAATATCGACCTGGCCAATGAGCTCACCCGCAACGGCCGTCGCTCAGGTCTGACATTCGCCCCCGAGGGCGGGTCGGAACGCATCCGCAAGGTCATCAACAAGATGGTCTCGGAGGAAGATCTCATCCGGACCGTCGCCACCGCCTATGGCAACGGCTGGCGGCAGGTGAAGCTCTACTTCATGTGCGGTCTGCCGACCGAGACCGATGACGACGTGCTGCAGATCGGCGATATGGCGGTCAACGTGATCGCCAAGGGCCGTGAGGTGTCGGGCTCCAACGACATCCGCTGCACGGTCTCCATCGGCGGGTTTGTGCCCAAGCCGCACACCCCCTTCCAGTGGGCGCCGCAGCTGTCCGCCGAGGAGACCGACGCCCGGCTGGGGAAGCTCCGCGACAAGATCCGCGCTGACAAGAAGTACGGCCGTTCCATCGGCTTCCGCTATCACGACGGCAAGCCCGGCATCGTCGAGGGCCTGCTCTCCCGCGGCGACCGCCGGATCGGCGATGTGATCCGCGCCGTCTATGAGTCGGGCGGCCGCTTCGACGGCTGGCGTGAGCACTTCTCCTACGACCTGTGGATGCGGTGCGCCGAGAGGACACTGCCCGCGTACGGGGTCGATGTCGGCTGGTACACGACACGTGAGCGGACCTATGAGGAGGTCCTGCCCTGGGACCACCTGGACTCCGGGCTCGACAAGGACTGGCTCTGGGAGGACTGGCAGGACGCGCTGGACGAGACCGAGGTCGAGGACTGCCGCTGGACGCCGTGCTTCGACTGCGGGGTCTGCCCGCAGATGGACACGGAGATCCAGATCGGCCCGACCGGCAAGAAACTGCTCCCCCTGACGGTAGTCAAGTAA
- a CDS encoding CYTH and CHAD domain-containing protein, whose translation MVAVVRETERKYEIYDAKATKEAKVAEVAEDHELPDLTDVPGVATVADQGVHRLDALYYDTEDQRLATDGITLRRRTGGKDPGWHLKLPVAPGVRDEIQAPPRDELPRALAGLIRSRVRGQELRPLMRLRSRRDIRHLLDTEGALLAEVAVDQVHAERQPAGATTAWTEIEVELGEGQDPTLLDAIEQRLTAAGARRASAAAKLERALAETAETAETAETAETAETAETAETAETADGKRKAPRPAGKPKKPRPPKTAGEAVLRYLRRQVRALVELDPAVRRDLPDSVHQMRVATRRLRSCFRSYDDVLDPSATAPLGTELQWLAAELGVGRDHEVLMYRLYAHADELPRELRIGPVRGRLRTFDRSRRGGSRRQLIAVLDSRRYLSLLDALDTLLTEPPLRSQDAERPPEEVLDKAVRRDVDRLAARIEAALAADPGTARDEATHNARKAAKRTRYAAETAQEVFGKPARKFVNRMIRLQDLLGEHQDSVVARSALREIAVQAQDAGEPSFSYGVLHQREAQVAAECEAKLPDLWREVSSGDRPELR comes from the coding sequence ATGGTGGCAGTCGTACGTGAGACTGAACGCAAGTACGAGATCTACGACGCCAAGGCGACCAAGGAAGCCAAGGTCGCCGAGGTCGCCGAGGACCACGAGCTTCCCGACCTGACCGATGTGCCCGGCGTCGCGACCGTGGCGGATCAGGGCGTCCACCGACTCGACGCGCTCTACTACGACACCGAGGACCAGCGGCTCGCCACCGACGGCATCACGCTGCGCCGCCGCACCGGCGGCAAGGACCCCGGCTGGCATCTCAAGCTTCCCGTCGCCCCGGGCGTACGGGACGAGATCCAGGCCCCGCCGCGCGACGAGCTGCCCCGTGCGCTCGCTGGACTCATCCGCTCCCGGGTGCGCGGTCAGGAGCTGCGACCGCTGATGCGGCTGCGCTCCAGACGGGACATACGACACCTGCTGGACACCGAGGGCGCCTTGCTCGCCGAGGTCGCCGTCGACCAGGTTCACGCCGAGCGGCAGCCCGCCGGGGCGACCACCGCCTGGACGGAGATCGAAGTCGAGCTGGGGGAGGGGCAGGACCCCACGCTGCTCGACGCCATCGAGCAGCGGCTGACGGCCGCAGGGGCACGCCGCGCCTCGGCCGCCGCCAAGCTGGAGCGCGCGCTCGCCGAGACCGCGGAGACCGCGGAGACCGCGGAGACCGCGGAGACCGCGGAGACCGCGGAGACCGCGGAGACCGCGGAGACCGCGGACGGCAAGCGGAAGGCGCCTCGCCCGGCTGGGAAGCCGAAGAAGCCAAGGCCCCCCAAGACCGCGGGCGAGGCCGTCCTGCGCTATCTACGCCGCCAGGTGCGTGCCCTCGTCGAGCTCGACCCCGCCGTCCGTCGTGACCTGCCCGACTCCGTCCACCAGATGCGGGTGGCCACCCGGCGGCTGCGCAGCTGCTTCCGCTCCTACGACGACGTCCTCGACCCCTCCGCCACCGCGCCCCTGGGCACCGAACTCCAGTGGCTCGCCGCCGAACTGGGCGTCGGCCGGGACCACGAGGTGCTGATGTACCGGCTCTACGCACACGCCGACGAGCTGCCCCGCGAGCTGCGCATCGGTCCCGTCCGCGGCCGACTGCGCACCTTCGACCGCTCCCGGCGCGGGGGATCGCGCCGCCAGCTGATCGCCGTCCTGGACAGCCGCCGCTATCTCAGCCTCCTCGACGCCCTCGATACGCTCCTCACCGAACCGCCACTGCGCAGCCAGGACGCCGAGCGGCCTCCCGAGGAGGTACTCGACAAGGCGGTGCGCCGTGACGTCGACCGGCTCGCGGCCCGTATCGAGGCGGCCCTGGCCGCCGACCCCGGCACCGCACGGGACGAGGCGACGCACAACGCCCGCAAGGCCGCCAAGCGCACCCGCTACGCCGCCGAGACCGCCCAGGAGGTCTTCGGCAAGCCCGCCAGGAAGTTCGTGAACCGGATGATCCGGCTACAGGATCTGCTCGGCGAGCACCAGGACAGCGTCGTGGCCCGCTCGGCGCTGCGTGAGATCGCCGTCCAGGCCCAGGACGCCGGGGAGCCGTCCTTCAGCTATGGGGTGCTCCACCAGCGGGAGGCCCAGGTGGCCGCGGAGTGCGAGGCGAAGCTGCCGGACCTGTGGCGTGAAGTCTCCTCGGGCGATCGCCCTGAACTGCGGTGA
- a CDS encoding FtsW/RodA/SpoVE family cell cycle protein has translation MSIHSFDTSRYGIQKSIWTRLTARDSLARRLDWTLVLAAFALCALGSLLVWSATRNRTQLTGGETHQFLIKHLANTGIGIALAIGVLWLGHRRLRSAMPVLYGSSLVLVALVYTPVGATINGERAWLNLGGGFFLQPSEFAKVTIIIAMAVVLSAKVDASDRVHPDHRTVLQALCLAALPIGIVADLGQVMVMAVIVLGVLLASGASNRWIIGLVSLGIGGAITVWMLDLLDEYQLNRFAAFANPALDPAGVGYNTNQARIAIGSGGLTGKGLFEGTQTTGQFVPEQQTDFIFTVAGEELGFLGGGLIILLLGVVLYRACRIAMEATDLYSTIVAAGIIAWFAFQSFENIGMALGIMPVAGLPLPFVSYGGTSMFAVWIAIGLLQSIRIQRPLSA, from the coding sequence ATGAGTATCCACTCCTTCGACACGAGTCGCTACGGAATCCAGAAGAGCATCTGGACCAGGCTGACCGCCCGTGACTCGCTGGCGCGTCGGCTGGACTGGACGCTGGTGCTCGCGGCCTTCGCCCTGTGCGCCCTCGGCTCACTGCTGGTCTGGTCGGCCACCCGCAACCGCACCCAGCTCACCGGCGGTGAGACGCATCAGTTCCTGATCAAGCATCTGGCCAATACGGGCATTGGCATCGCCCTGGCCATAGGTGTCCTCTGGCTCGGCCACCGACGGCTGCGCTCGGCGATGCCGGTGCTCTACGGGAGCTCCCTCGTGCTGGTGGCGCTCGTCTACACCCCAGTGGGCGCCACCATCAACGGCGAGCGCGCCTGGCTCAACCTCGGCGGCGGTTTCTTCCTCCAGCCCTCCGAGTTCGCCAAGGTCACCATCATCATCGCCATGGCCGTGGTGCTCTCCGCCAAGGTGGACGCGAGCGACCGGGTGCACCCCGACCACCGCACGGTGCTACAGGCCCTCTGCCTCGCCGCCCTCCCCATCGGCATCGTGGCCGACCTCGGCCAGGTGATGGTGATGGCCGTCATCGTGCTCGGGGTGCTGCTCGCCTCGGGCGCCTCCAACCGCTGGATCATCGGACTGGTCAGCTTGGGCATCGGCGGCGCGATCACCGTCTGGATGCTCGATCTGCTGGACGAGTACCAGCTCAACCGCTTCGCCGCCTTCGCCAACCCCGCGCTCGACCCAGCCGGCGTCGGCTACAACACCAACCAGGCACGGATCGCCATCGGTTCCGGCGGGCTCACCGGCAAGGGGCTCTTTGAAGGCACTCAGACCACCGGACAGTTCGTCCCCGAACAGCAGACGGACTTCATCTTCACCGTGGCGGGCGAGGAGCTGGGCTTTCTCGGCGGCGGCCTGATCATTCTGCTGCTCGGTGTGGTGCTGTACCGCGCCTGCCGGATCGCCATGGAAGCGACCGACCTCTACAGCACGATCGTGGCCGCCGGGATCATCGCCTGGTTCGCCTTCCAGTCCTTCGAGAACATCGGCATGGCCCTGGGCATCATGCCCGTCGCCGGACTGCCGCTGCCCTTTGTGTCCTACGGCGGCACCTCGATGTTCGCCGTCTGGATCGCCATCGGTCTGCTCCAGTCCATCCGCATACAGCGTCCGCTTTCCGCCTGA
- the mreC gene encoding rod shape-determining protein MreC, with translation MRDTRESRLLLVLLVAIAFALITVDLRSSEQSPLDGARRGAASALGPVQNGVATAIGPVGNAISAIRDSGKRYDRLSVLERENAELKQRLGSDDRHRSRIKELDKLLKTAAAGQYGVKGAQVIAIGAAQGFSWTITIDAGERDGIAPDMTVINGDGLVGRVTTVGPSTSTVLLATDPDFTVGTRMETSNELGFANGRGDSALTVQLLNSKADVKRGDRLVTFGSSNNKPFVPGVPVGEIIQVNPNSGDLTRTVRVRPYVGFTKLDIVGVVVQPPRKDPRDMVLPEPPKPKPTPTVTVTVTPGAEDEDGDGEQTPVADQPDEPDEQNAQDEQGD, from the coding sequence GTGAGGGACACACGAGAGAGCCGGCTGCTGCTCGTACTGCTGGTCGCCATCGCGTTCGCACTGATCACGGTGGACCTCCGAAGCAGTGAGCAGTCACCACTCGATGGTGCCCGGCGAGGGGCCGCCTCCGCCCTGGGACCGGTACAGAACGGCGTGGCCACCGCGATTGGCCCGGTGGGCAACGCCATTTCCGCCATCCGCGACTCCGGTAAGCGATACGACCGGCTGAGCGTCCTGGAGCGGGAGAACGCCGAGCTCAAGCAGCGGCTTGGCTCCGATGACCGGCACCGCTCCCGGATCAAGGAGCTCGACAAGCTGCTCAAGACCGCGGCCGCCGGCCAGTACGGCGTCAAGGGAGCCCAGGTCATCGCCATCGGCGCGGCTCAGGGCTTCTCCTGGACCATCACCATCGACGCGGGCGAGCGGGACGGTATCGCCCCCGATATGACCGTCATCAATGGCGACGGTCTCGTCGGCCGTGTCACCACGGTCGGACCCAGTACCTCCACGGTGCTGCTCGCCACGGATCCGGACTTCACCGTCGGCACCCGGATGGAGACCAGCAATGAGCTGGGCTTCGCCAACGGCCGTGGCGACAGCGCCCTCACCGTCCAGCTCCTCAACAGCAAGGCGGATGTCAAGAGAGGCGACCGCCTGGTCACCTTCGGCTCCAGCAACAACAAGCCCTTTGTCCCCGGAGTCCCGGTCGGCGAGATCATCCAGGTCAACCCCAACAGCGGTGATCTGACCCGCACGGTCCGCGTCCGTCCGTATGTCGGCTTCACCAAGCTCGACATCGTCGGTGTGGTCGTCCAGCCCCCGCGCAAGGATCCGCGCGACATGGTGCTGCCCGAGCCCCCCAAACCCAAGCCCACCCCGACCGTCACGGTGACGGTCACTCCCGGCGCGGAAGACGAGGACGGGGACGGGGAACAGACTCCCGTAGCCGATCAGCCAGACGAGCCAGATGAGCAAAACGCGCAAGACGAGCAAGGGGACTGA
- a CDS encoding rod shape-determining protein, protein MSFIGRDMAVDLGTANTLVYVRGRGIVLNEPSVVAINTNTGGILAVGAEAKKMIGRTPGNIVAVRPLKDGVIADFEITERMLRYFILKIHKRRYLARPRVVICVPSGITGVERRAVIEASTQAGARQVHIIEEPMAAAIGSGLPVHEATGNMVVDIGGGTTEVAVISLGGIVTAQSIRVAGDELDNAIIQHIKKEYSLLLGERTAESIKITIGSAYNLDKDEHTEIRGRDLVSGLPKTVVISAAEVRKAIEEPVNSIVDAVKTTLDKCPPELSGDVMDRGIVLTGGGALLRGLDERLRRETGMPIHIAEDPLDSVALGSGKCVEEFEALQQVLDAQPRR, encoded by the coding sequence ATGTCGTTCATCGGCCGTGACATGGCTGTCGACCTCGGGACCGCCAACACGCTGGTGTACGTCAGGGGTCGCGGGATCGTCCTCAATGAGCCATCGGTCGTCGCCATCAATACCAATACCGGGGGAATCCTGGCGGTTGGCGCCGAGGCGAAGAAGATGATCGGCCGCACCCCCGGCAACATCGTGGCGGTCCGTCCGCTGAAGGACGGCGTTATCGCCGACTTCGAGATCACCGAGCGGATGCTCCGCTACTTCATCCTCAAGATCCATAAGCGACGCTATCTCGCCCGGCCCCGGGTCGTCATCTGTGTTCCGTCCGGTATCACCGGCGTTGAACGGCGCGCTGTCATCGAGGCGTCCACCCAGGCGGGCGCCCGCCAGGTGCACATCATCGAGGAACCGATGGCCGCCGCGATCGGCTCCGGTCTTCCGGTGCATGAGGCCACCGGCAATATGGTCGTGGACATCGGCGGTGGCACCACCGAGGTCGCCGTCATCTCACTCGGCGGCATCGTCACCGCACAGTCCATCCGGGTGGCGGGCGATGAGCTGGACAACGCGATCATTCAGCACATCAAGAAGGAGTACAGTCTGCTGCTTGGCGAACGCACCGCCGAGAGCATCAAGATCACGATTGGGTCGGCGTACAACCTGGACAAGGACGAGCACACCGAGATCCGCGGCCGTGATCTGGTCAGCGGTCTCCCCAAGACCGTTGTCATCTCGGCCGCCGAGGTACGCAAGGCCATCGAGGAGCCGGTCAACTCCATCGTCGACGCGGTCAAGACGACCCTCGACAAGTGCCCGCCCGAGCTCTCCGGCGATGTCATGGACCGCGGCATTGTGCTCACCGGAGGCGGCGCCCTGCTGCGCGGCCTCGATGAGCGGCTGCGGCGTGAGACCGGGATGCCGATCCATATCGCCGAGGACCCACTGGATTCGGTGGCGCTGGGATCCGGCAAGTGTGTAGAGGAGTTCGAGGCGCTCCAGCAGGTGCTGGACGCCCAGCCGCGCCGATAA
- a CDS encoding DUF4233 domain-containing protein, which produces MRTLCASTLIGEFLVVGFAGLVAMHLSGHPASTVWLVSGIVMALCLLLCGMLTRPGGLQLGWALQVGLIAAGFVVPAMFFLGVVFAALWWASIHFGRKIDEAKALSQAA; this is translated from the coding sequence ATGCGCACCCTGTGTGCTTCCACCTTGATCGGCGAGTTCCTCGTGGTGGGTTTCGCCGGGCTGGTGGCCATGCATCTCTCCGGTCACCCGGCCAGCACGGTATGGCTCGTCAGCGGCATCGTCATGGCGCTGTGCCTGCTGCTGTGCGGGATGCTCACCCGGCCGGGCGGACTCCAGCTGGGATGGGCCCTGCAGGTCGGTTTGATCGCGGCGGGCTTTGTCGTTCCGGCGATGTTCTTCCTGGGGGTGGTCTTCGCCGCGCTGTGGTGGGCGTCCATCCACTTCGGCCGGAAAATCGACGAGGCCAAGGCCCTCTCCCAGGCGGCCTAG
- the mrdA gene encoding penicillin-binding protein 2, protein MSNIPETGRTTRVTIRLIAIQILVFSLLLTLGGRLWYLQIRNGDEYEKEAAGNHVQQVVQPATRGSILDARGVPIADNETRLVVSASRTELMKMKDRGKAVLTRLAGVLDMTYKDVAAKVRLCDAETPQPCWNGSPYQPIPITDEATTQQALQIRERAEDFPGIFAEPTAVRRYAAPYKATSSQTLGYLSPVTDEEVEKAKDTNSPLLRSDQIGRSGLERSYDAQLRGDAGVTRYEVDNLGRVIGEADSDKAEAGSTLVTSLDSRVQAVVEKQLDQAMKTARKETDKITGRKYKADAGAAVVMETKTGRIVAMASKPDYDPNAWVGGISGKQYTKLTGKDSNYPLLNRAIQGQAPPGSIFKIVSTAGAVNAGYPFNGDYNCSSSYSLGAQTFKNFESQGHGPISLGRALEVSCNTVFYALGHKEWQKDGGRHPKKTPNEYLYKAAHGFGLGKETGIDLPNEVSGRIPDREWKRDYWAANKDGWCKQSKSKSKDYVTRLAKENCVEGMILRAGDSIIYAIGQGDTLVTPIQIATAYSAVGNGGSLFAPTVGKAIISPDGKKVEEITPKTRGKLPASAKTISQIDGALRGVAERGTASWRFADAGWPQDEIPMHAKTGTAQIHGKQTTSWLATYTDEFTIVMTISQAGTGSGASGPAVRNIYDAMYGVQEDGSIDKKKALLPKPEKDLPKITADGNIESQRSKASLVKAWREQKFN, encoded by the coding sequence GTGAGCAATATTCCGGAGACCGGGCGCACGACTCGGGTCACCATCCGGCTGATCGCCATCCAGATCCTGGTCTTCTCGCTGCTGCTCACCCTGGGCGGGCGGCTGTGGTACCTGCAGATCCGCAATGGCGACGAATACGAGAAGGAAGCAGCGGGCAACCACGTACAGCAGGTTGTCCAGCCTGCCACCCGGGGCTCGATCCTGGACGCCCGGGGCGTGCCCATCGCCGACAACGAGACCCGGCTCGTCGTCTCCGCCAGCCGCACCGAGCTGATGAAAATGAAGGACAGGGGCAAGGCGGTGCTGACCCGGCTCGCCGGCGTCCTGGACATGACCTACAAGGACGTCGCCGCCAAGGTCCGGCTCTGCGACGCGGAGACCCCTCAGCCCTGCTGGAACGGCTCGCCCTACCAGCCGATCCCGATCACCGACGAGGCCACCACCCAGCAGGCTCTGCAGATCCGCGAGCGCGCGGAGGACTTCCCCGGCATCTTCGCCGAACCCACCGCCGTGCGCCGCTATGCCGCCCCCTACAAGGCCACCAGCTCGCAGACGCTCGGCTATCTCTCGCCGGTCACCGACGAGGAGGTGGAGAAGGCCAAGGACACCAACTCGCCGCTGCTGCGGTCCGACCAGATCGGCCGCTCGGGTCTGGAGCGCTCCTACGACGCCCAACTGCGCGGCGACGCGGGCGTCACCCGCTATGAGGTCGACAACCTCGGCCGGGTCATCGGCGAGGCCGACAGCGACAAGGCCGAGGCCGGCTCCACCCTCGTCACCAGCCTCGACTCCCGGGTGCAGGCGGTAGTGGAGAAGCAGCTGGACCAGGCGATGAAGACGGCCCGCAAGGAGACAGACAAGATCACCGGCCGTAAGTACAAGGCCGACGCGGGCGCTGCCGTGGTGATGGAGACCAAGACCGGCCGGATCGTGGCCATGGCCTCCAAACCGGACTACGACCCCAACGCCTGGGTCGGCGGCATCTCCGGTAAGCAGTACACCAAGCTCACCGGGAAGGACTCCAACTACCCGCTGCTCAACCGGGCCATCCAGGGCCAGGCACCGCCCGGCTCCATCTTCAAGATTGTCTCTACGGCCGGAGCCGTCAACGCGGGCTACCCGTTCAACGGCGACTACAACTGCAGCAGCTCCTACAGCCTTGGCGCACAGACCTTCAAGAACTTTGAGTCCCAGGGCCACGGACCGATCTCGCTGGGCCGGGCACTGGAGGTCTCCTGCAACACCGTCTTCTACGCCCTGGGGCACAAGGAGTGGCAGAAGGACGGCGGGCGCCACCCCAAGAAGACGCCCAACGAGTATCTGTACAAGGCGGCACATGGCTTCGGCCTCGGCAAGGAGACCGGGATTGACCTGCCCAACGAGGTCAGCGGCCGGATCCCCGACCGCGAGTGGAAAAGGGACTACTGGGCGGCCAACAAGGACGGCTGGTGCAAGCAGTCCAAGTCCAAGTCCAAGGACTATGTCACCCGGCTGGCCAAGGAGAACTGCGTCGAGGGCATGATCCTGCGGGCCGGTGACAGCATCATCTACGCCATCGGCCAGGGCGACACCCTGGTCACCCCGATTCAGATCGCCACCGCCTACTCCGCCGTCGGCAACGGCGGGTCCCTCTTCGCCCCCACCGTCGGCAAGGCCATCATCAGCCCCGATGGCAAGAAGGTCGAAGAGATCACGCCGAAGACGCGCGGCAAGCTGCCCGCCAGCGCCAAGACGATCAGCCAGATAGACGGTGCGCTGCGCGGTGTCGCCGAGCGGGGCACCGCCTCCTGGCGGTTCGCCGACGCCGGATGGCCGCAGGACGAGATCCCGATGCACGCCAAGACCGGTACCGCCCAGATCCATGGGAAGCAGACCACCTCCTGGCTGGCGACCTACACCGACGAGTTCACGATCGTGATGACGATCTCCCAGGCGGGCACCGGCTCAGGCGCCTCAGGTCCCGCGGTGCGCAACATCTATGACGCGATGTACGGCGTCCAGGAGGACGGCTCCATCGACAAGAAGAAGGCACTGCTGCCCAAGCCGGAGAAGGACCTTCCGAAGATCACTGCGGATGGCAACATCGAATCCCAGCGCTCCAAGGCCTCCTTGGTCAAGGCCTGGCGGGAACAGAAGTTCAACTGA